One Mastacembelus armatus chromosome 10, fMasArm1.2, whole genome shotgun sequence DNA window includes the following coding sequences:
- the atox1 gene encoding copper transport protein ATOX1 — protein sequence MTKHEFEVAMTCEGCSGAVTRVLNKLGDVKFEIDLPKKLVWIESDKDVDVLMETLKKCGKEVKYNGTK from the exons ATGACC AAGCATGAGTTTGAGGTGGCCATGACGTGTGAGGGGTGCTCCGGTGCTGTTACCAGAGTCCTGAACAAACTGGGAG ACGTGAAGTTTGAGATCGATCTGCCTAAGAAACTGGTTTGGATCGAGTCTGACAAAGACGTGGACGTTCTCATGGAGACCCTGAAGAAATGTGGAAAGGAGGTCAAGTACAACGGCACTAAATGA